One stretch of Cygnus olor isolate bCygOlo1 chromosome 1, bCygOlo1.pri.v2, whole genome shotgun sequence DNA includes these proteins:
- the LOC121072448 gene encoding acrosin-binding protein-like — MSATWAFLLLSALSGWGCTAGPRGVKAQQPGAPLSSHEYRQFFRSLRAAHRATTACHLRALYGCQNPLVRRLDEYENHGVIPKGPVCSELPGTPFFPNFCAFAFYRCTMKRYFIKRTACPGDSKAELGSTRTFNMTTSSDAVLSSIFRSQPVFPTSPTSTQPAGSKLDMEVAVISSSLPEGSPELRNMQQSPSDPHASEVTVIGQQQGQLPTTDIQDLLLRLQDTHVQSLMQKLQQLMAMGKAVGEEELQAVALKLLVALNNASVSPWAKSTDTGHGREE, encoded by the exons ATGTCAGCCACGTGGGCTTTCCTCCTTCTGTCCG CGCTctcaggctggggctgcactgCCGGCCCCCGAGGCGTGAAGGCGCAGCAGCCAGGAGCGCCGCTCTCCAGCCACGAGTACCGCCAGTTCTTCAGGTCCCTCCGGGCCGCCCACCGCGCCACCACCGCCTGCCACCTTCGTGCGCTGTACGGCTGCCAGAACCCCCTGGTCCGGAGACTGGATGAGTATGAAAACCACGGAGTGATCCCCAAAG GGCCTGTATGCTCTGAACTGCCAGGAACTCCTTTCTTCCCCAACTTCTGTGCCTTTGCTTTTTATCGCTGCACTATGAAAAGGTACTTCATTAAG AGGACTGCATGCCCAGGAGACAGTAAGGCTGAGCTGGGCAGTACGCGAACCTTCAACATGACCACGAGCAGTGACGCAGTGTTGTCTAGTATCTTCCGTTCCCAGCCCGTTTTTCCCACCTCTCCTACAAGCACCCAGCCAGCCGGCTCTAAACTCGACATGGAAGTAGCTGTGATCTCCAGCTCCTTACCCGAGGGCTCACCAGAGCTGAGGAACATGCAACAGAGTCCTTCTGACCCACATGCCTCAGAGGTGACAGTCattggccagcagcagggacagctgccCACCACTGACATCCAGGACCTCCTTCTGAGGCTGCAGGATACCCACGTGCAGAGTTTGATGCAGaaactgcagcagctgatggCCATGGGGAAGGCggtgggggaggaggagttGCAGGCTGTTGCCCTAAAGCTGCTGGTGGCCCTGAACAACGCAAGTGTGTCTCCGTGGGCAAAAAGCACCGACACGGGACATGGAAGAGAAGAGTGA
- the LOC121072415 gene encoding zinc finger protein 501-like, whose protein sequence is MGDTQKGRLHQGGPARAELHPFPSRRLTGGTLQDAGERQGCKQELETENKMEPSFGKRQGTVTPCVMAVWECEDGGGTPISKVILAGDKPDPAVCGNIWIQQVGEKTYECPECGKSFSRSSYLSQHQRIHLTEKPFSCSECGKSFTRNSDLIKHQRIHTGEKPYQCNECEKTFSQRSNVIRHQRTHTGERHYQCNECGKSFSQNSHLIVHQRSHKGEKPFNCPRCEKSFSDRSSLIIHRRVHTGEKPHKCQECGKRFRDSSAIIRHQRIHTGEKPYECTECGKTFRQSSSLVTHMRTHTGEKPYKCPVCGKSFSQSSALTTHRRIHGGKALPMYHGSLLPSPYQCAECGRRCSDHPTLVKHQTTHAEERPYICVECGDSFRRSSALNVHLRIHRGERPYKCEECGKTFRHSSALGAHLRIHAGAKPYECGECGKSFRKSSTLKVHLKIHVAKKPYKCTLGRRTLSSRSLLP, encoded by the coding sequence ATGGGCGACACTCAGAAGGGCCGGCTTCATCAGGGAGGTCCTGCGAGAGCTGAACTGCACCCGTTCCCCTCCAGAAGGCTCACAGGAGGTACCCTCCAGGATGCTGGTGAAAGACAAGGCTgcaagcaggagctggagacagaaaacaagatgGAGCCGTCTTTTGGAAAGAGACAGGGAACAGTAACTCCCTGTGTGATGGCAGTGTGGGAGTGCGAGGACGGTGGCGGCACCCCCATCAGCAAGGTTATTCTTGCTGGGGACAAGCCAGACCCTGCCGTGTGTGGGAACATTTGGATTCAGCAGGTGGGGGAGAAAACCTACGAGTGTCCCGAGTGTGGGAAGAGCTTCAGCCGGAGCTCGTACCTGAGCCAGCACCAGAGGATCCACCTGACAGAGAAACCCTTCAGCTGCTCCGAATGTGGGAAGAGTTTCACCCGCAACTCTGACCTGATCAAACACCAGCGGATCCACACCGGCGAGAAGCCCTACCAGTGCAACGAGTGTGAGAAGACCTTCAGCCAGAGGTCCAATGTGATCAGGCACCAGCGCACCCACACGGGAGAGAGACACTACCAGTGCAACGAATGTGGGAAGAGCTTCAGCCAGAACTCCCATCTCATCGTCCACCAGAGAAGCCACAAGGGTGAGAAACCATTTAATTGCCCCCGGTGTGAGAAAAGCTTCAGCGACCGCTCCTCCCTGATCATACACCGGAGGGTCCACACCGGAGAGAAGCCCCACAAGTGCCAGGAGTGCGGGAAGCGTTTTCGAGACAGCTCGGCCATCATTCGGCATCAGAGGATCCACACTGGAGAGAAACCCTACGAGTGCACCGAGTGCGGGAAAACCTTCCGCCAGAGCTCCTCACTGGTGACCCACATGCGAACGCACACGGGCGAGAAACCCTACAAATGCCCCGTGTGCGGGAAGAGCTTCAGCCAGAGCTCGGCACTCACCACACATCGCCGCATCCACGGGGGAAAGGCCTTGCCCATGTACCACGGCAGCCTCTTGCCCAGCCCCTACCAGTGCGCCGAGTGCGGCAGGAGGTGCAGCGACCACCCCACTCTCGTCAAGCACCAGACCACGCACGCAGAGGAGCGGCCCTACATCTGCGTGGAGTGCGGGGACAGCTTCCGACGCAGCTCGGCGCTCAACGTCCACCTGAGGATCCACCGCGGGGAGAGACCCTACAAATGTGAGGAATGCGGGAAAACCTTCCGGCATAGCTCAGCCCTCGGTGCGCACCTGAGGATCCACGCAGGAGCCAAGCCCTACGAGTGTGGTGAGTGTGGGAAAAGCTTCCGGAAAAGCTCGACGCTTAAAGTGCATTTGAAAATCCATGTGGCCAAGAAGCCTTATAAATGTACGCTGGGTAGGAGAACTCTCTCTTCCCGCTCTCTTCTCCCGTAG